One region of Chlorobiota bacterium genomic DNA includes:
- a CDS encoding DUF4230 domain-containing protein, translating into MSDSPSRSPLPHLRRAMVRKTQGARWAVGATAIALIVAALLAWQTFFPPSRTTSRVIDFSQSVEKIQELATVKTHLRFAVVIREESGNIIVRRFADQAEYIGMDNVGSVLFQDPTMFLELHGVATFGVRLNDLQRRITQDDSTVTIDLPKPELLDVKLIAADTRIVAQMKGLFRSSNNTLLLSANQRGEEFVRDYAAHDTAMIELAAQRARDVLGLIVQQSGKRAEWKP; encoded by the coding sequence ATGAGCGATTCCCCTTCCCGGTCCCCGTTGCCCCACTTGCGCCGGGCGATGGTGCGCAAAACGCAGGGCGCACGTTGGGCAGTGGGCGCAACGGCAATCGCCCTGATTGTGGCCGCGTTGCTTGCCTGGCAAACATTCTTTCCCCCAAGCCGCACAACCTCGCGGGTGATTGATTTCAGCCAATCGGTGGAGAAGATTCAGGAGCTTGCCACGGTGAAAACCCACCTCCGTTTTGCGGTGGTGATCCGCGAGGAATCGGGGAACATCATCGTGCGGCGGTTTGCCGACCAAGCCGAATACATCGGCATGGACAACGTGGGGTCGGTGCTGTTCCAGGACCCCACGATGTTCCTTGAACTTCATGGCGTGGCAACCTTCGGGGTCCGCCTGAACGACCTGCAACGCCGCATCACCCAGGACGATTCCACCGTGACGATTGACCTTCCCAAGCCGGAATTGCTGGACGTTAAACTGATTGCTGCCGACACCCGAATCGTGGCCCAAATGAAAGGCCTGTTCCGCAGCAGCAACAACACGCTGCTCCTTTCGGCCAATCAACGGGGGGAAGAATTTGTTCGCGATTACGCCGCGCACGACACCGCAATGATTGAGCTTGCCGCCCAACGCGCACGCGACGTGCTGGGGCTGATTGTGCAGCAATCGGGGAAACGCGCCGAATGGAAACCGTGA
- a CDS encoding FKBP-type peptidyl-prolyl cis-trans isomerase — protein MLLLPALLACKSASGAAQSENKTAPAAGQPTGNGATVPPQVAQGTLPSKPDQSPPYFPHVPPDADTVVTISGLKYIEHQPGTGAEVKKGMKVKVDYAGYLLTGMLFDTSIRSIGQENSFDRGGYPFQPLELTVGTGQVIRGWDEGLTTNIRVGGSRRLIIPPSLGYGPQGARPSIPPNATLVFDVKVLEAK, from the coding sequence ATGCTGCTGCTGCCGGCGTTGCTTGCCTGCAAATCGGCAAGCGGCGCGGCGCAATCGGAGAATAAAACCGCGCCGGCAGCGGGCCAGCCAACCGGCAACGGGGCAACCGTTCCGCCGCAAGTGGCGCAAGGGACCTTGCCATCCAAGCCAGACCAATCCCCCCCCTACTTCCCCCACGTTCCGCCGGATGCCGACACGGTGGTCACCATCAGCGGGCTGAAGTATATCGAGCACCAGCCGGGCACCGGCGCAGAAGTCAAAAAAGGGATGAAGGTGAAGGTGGATTACGCCGGATACTTGCTCACCGGAATGCTGTTCGACACCTCCATCCGCTCCATCGGCCAGGAGAACAGCTTCGACCGCGGCGGCTATCCGTTCCAGCCGTTAGAGCTAACCGTCGGGACCGGGCAAGTGATTCGGGGATGGGACGAAGGGCTAACCACCAACATCCGCGTTGGCGGGTCCCGCCGGCTGATTATCCCACCAAGCCTGGGCTACGGTCCGCAAGGCGCGCGCCCCAGCATCCCACCAAACGCAACGCTGGTGTTCGATGTGAAAGTGCTGGAAGCGAAATAA
- a CDS encoding sigma-70 family RNA polymerase sigma factor gives MPSQPQSLTADERRLRSRQEDYALVDRALAGDQAAYTRLRNKYWRSLHAMLSRMIRNQDDADDLTQEAFIKAFNSLASFNPEYAFSTWLYKIASNNCIDYLRKRRLKTISIDAPMQTNEGEMQMEYADPNAVIPDAPITASERTAILQEAIRNLPEKYRIVIEMRHTYELEYADIAAKLGLPLGTVKAHLFRARALLLKRLKGKIEHFKEE, from the coding sequence ATGCCTTCGCAACCGCAATCACTCACTGCCGATGAACGTCGGCTTCGCAGCCGCCAGGAGGATTACGCCCTGGTGGACCGTGCGCTGGCCGGCGACCAAGCCGCCTACACCCGACTGCGCAATAAATATTGGCGGTCGCTTCATGCCATGCTTAGCCGCATGATCCGCAACCAGGACGACGCCGATGACCTGACACAGGAAGCGTTTATCAAGGCGTTCAACTCGTTGGCAAGTTTCAATCCTGAGTATGCGTTCAGCACGTGGCTGTACAAAATCGCCAGCAACAACTGCATTGATTATTTGCGGAAGCGGCGGCTGAAAACCATCTCCATTGATGCCCCAATGCAAACCAACGAGGGGGAGATGCAGATGGAGTATGCCGACCCGAATGCCGTGATTCCCGACGCGCCAATCACCGCTTCCGAACGCACCGCAATCTTGCAGGAAGCAATCAGAAATTTGCCCGAGAAGTACCGCATCGTCATCGAGATGCGCCACACCTACGAGCTTGAGTATGCGGACATCGCCGCGAAGTTAGGCTTGCCGCTTGGCACCGTAAAAGCCCACCTGTTCCGCGCCCGCGCCCTTCTGCTGAAACGGCTGAAAGGGAAGATTGAGCATTTCAAGGAGGAGTAA
- the thpR gene encoding RNA 2',3'-cyclic phosphodiesterase, whose protein sequence is MNNQHHLSGPLHRCFFALKFSPEATAYLANIINQLRQHNADVAWTPQRNIHLTLRFLGEITDQQLRRVRALPGIAPLGLGFALRASGLGAFPTLRSARVLWAGVEGETPDHRQQLGALQQRAEEWAQEIGLRPEGKRYIPHLTLGRVRNPSPGLRSVVDAMTTGECYSPLSTIGQLLLVRSVLSERGAEYQVLEEWE, encoded by the coding sequence ATGAACAACCAACATCACCTATCCGGCCCGCTGCACCGCTGCTTCTTCGCCTTAAAATTTTCGCCGGAAGCGACGGCGTATCTGGCCAACATCATCAACCAGTTGCGGCAGCACAATGCCGACGTGGCATGGACCCCGCAACGGAACATCCATCTTACCCTCCGCTTCCTGGGGGAGATCACCGACCAGCAGCTTCGGCGGGTGCGAGCATTGCCAGGGATCGCGCCGCTTGGTTTGGGGTTCGCGCTGCGTGCTTCGGGGCTGGGGGCGTTCCCAACGCTCCGTTCGGCGCGGGTGCTGTGGGCGGGGGTGGAAGGGGAAACGCCGGACCACCGCCAGCAACTTGGCGCGCTGCAACAACGGGCAGAAGAATGGGCGCAGGAAATCGGATTGCGGCCCGAAGGAAAACGGTATATCCCCCACCTCACTCTTGGCCGCGTCCGGAACCCATCGCCAGGGCTGCGGAGCGTTGTGGACGCGATGACCACCGGGGAATGTTACTCGCCATTATCCACCATCGGCCAGCTGCTGCTGGTCCGCAGCGTCCTATCGGAACGGGGGGCGGAGTATCAGGTGTTGGAGGAATGGGAGTAG
- a CDS encoding NADH-quinone oxidoreductase subunit A — translation MIEQYIPVIGLIVMGVIFGVVSVVAHDILGPRRPNKSKESPYESGMEPVASAHERFSVKFYLVAMLFILFDIEIVFMYPWAASFRELGGFALWAMLLFVVTLFVGYIYIVKKKALKWD, via the coding sequence ATGATTGAACAGTACATACCGGTTATCGGCCTGATTGTGATGGGGGTCATCTTCGGGGTGGTCTCGGTCGTGGCGCACGACATTCTTGGCCCCCGCCGCCCCAATAAATCCAAGGAATCCCCGTACGAATCGGGGATGGAGCCGGTGGCCTCGGCCCACGAACGGTTCTCGGTGAAATTCTACTTGGTGGCCATGCTCTTTATCCTGTTCGATATCGAAATCGTCTTCATGTACCCGTGGGCGGCCAGCTTCCGGGAGCTTGGCGGGTTCGCGTTGTGGGCAATGCTCCTGTTTGTGGTGACGCTGTTCGTGGGGTACATCTACATCGTTAAGAAAAAGGCACTGAAATGGGACTAA
- a CDS encoding NADH-quinone oxidoreductase subunit B has translation MGLNDQLQRDGFITTTIEAALNWARKNSVWPMPLGISCCGIEMMAFAGPRFDAARFGSERFSFSPRQADLLIVAGTVTYKMAWVVRKIYDQMPEPKWVLSMGACASSGGMFRSYSVVQGIDQFIPVDVFVSGCPPRPENLIKGLMAIQEQIGTMKSRLIEREPIIING, from the coding sequence ATGGGACTAAACGATCAACTGCAACGTGATGGTTTTATCACCACCACGATCGAGGCCGCGCTGAACTGGGCACGCAAAAACTCCGTTTGGCCAATGCCCCTGGGAATCAGCTGCTGCGGCATTGAGATGATGGCCTTTGCCGGCCCACGATTCGACGCTGCCCGCTTCGGCTCCGAACGCTTCAGCTTCTCGCCACGCCAGGCCGATTTGTTGATTGTTGCCGGAACCGTCACCTACAAAATGGCGTGGGTGGTCCGCAAAATCTACGACCAGATGCCGGAGCCGAAATGGGTTCTTTCCATGGGCGCTTGCGCAAGCTCGGGCGGGATGTTCCGCTCCTACTCGGTGGTGCAAGGGATTGACCAGTTCATCCCGGTGGATGTCTTCGTCAGCGGCTGCCCGCCCCGCCCCGAAAACCTGATTAAAGGGTTGATGGCTATCCAGGAGCAAATCGGGACCATGAAATCCCGACTGATCGAGCGGGAGCCGATCATCATCAACGGGTAA
- a CDS encoding dolichol kinase, giving the protein MPHDSATAQPIQITMRGELVRKGIHLCSMGVPLIYHHLTRAEMLMLMVPAALVALATDLLRFRFAAFDAWFRRVFGAILRPHEQSSTTRKMNGATFVLVSAALCVAIFPKLIAITAFTVLIISDTAGALIGRPFGRHKFLEKSLEGSLAFVVTAIGVVLVAAHIYNAPAAFIWVGIVCSAAAAVAEAMSYGINIDDNFTIPFTFGLLMWGLLAAFGGAEVAGLIAY; this is encoded by the coding sequence ATGCCACACGATTCAGCAACAGCGCAACCGATTCAAATCACGATGCGGGGGGAACTTGTGCGGAAAGGGATTCACCTTTGCTCCATGGGCGTTCCGCTGATCTACCACCATCTTACCCGTGCAGAGATGCTGATGCTGATGGTGCCGGCAGCGTTGGTTGCGTTGGCAACGGATCTGCTGCGGTTCCGGTTCGCCGCGTTCGACGCGTGGTTCCGCCGGGTGTTCGGGGCAATCCTTCGCCCGCACGAGCAATCCAGCACCACGCGGAAGATGAACGGGGCAACGTTTGTGTTGGTGTCGGCAGCGTTGTGCGTGGCCATTTTTCCGAAGCTCATCGCCATCACCGCCTTCACCGTGCTGATTATCAGCGACACCGCCGGGGCATTAATCGGCAGGCCATTCGGGCGGCATAAGTTTTTGGAGAAAAGTTTGGAGGGATCGCTGGCGTTTGTGGTGACAGCGATTGGCGTTGTGCTGGTTGCCGCCCACATCTACAATGCCCCAGCGGCATTTATCTGGGTTGGGATTGTTTGCTCCGCCGCCGCCGCCGTTGCCGAAGCCATGAGCTACGGCATCAACATTGACGACAACTTCACGATCCCCTTCACGTTCGGGCTGCTGATGTGGGGCCTGCTGGCAGCGTTTGGCGGTGCCGAGGTCGCCGGCCTGATTGCGTACTGA
- the ftsH gene encoding ATP-dependent zinc metalloprotease FtsH encodes MGIIVGFLVLYMILKNGPGQPVAVNFNEYQRLLTESKIDRAEVVGSELSGYEFRGDLKETTEVERKDGVRLKTKAFTTRLIVVDSGIEQSWVQHGIKYNVESDSGTLWTILFSFLPWLALIFIFIWAMRRMQGGAGTKGIFSFGKSRARLMSENSPRVTFADVAGADEAKEELQEIVEFLREPAKFQRLGGKIPRGVLLLGPPGTGKTLMARAVAGEAGVQFLSISGADFVEMFVGVGASRVRDLFEQAKKVAPAIVFIDEIDAVGRQRGAGLGGGHDEREQTLNALLVEMDGFEQNTGVIIIAATNRPDVLDPALLRPGRFDRQIMVDRPDRRGREAILKVHSRNIPLAENVDLLALAKSTPGFSGADIANLCNEAAIYAARRNGDRVTMYDFEMAKDKLMMGLERRTMVMSEEEKKMTAYHEAGHVIVGKFMPHGDPLHKVTIIPRGRALGVTAFLPNDDQHSRSREWFEARIAMALGGRAAELLIFGNYTSGAQNDIKVITQMARQMVCELGMSEKLGPVNYSSSEGEVFLGRDFAVHKDISEATAEIIDREVRRIIDDGMQKATDLLKDHMDILHRMSQLLIERETLDADEIDQVMRGEELTPVEVKRMMQARMAGGSPIGNPRSKASEPALHATATAPAPGSGS; translated from the coding sequence ATGGGGATCATCGTCGGATTCCTTGTCCTGTATATGATCCTGAAAAATGGCCCCGGCCAGCCCGTTGCCGTCAACTTCAACGAGTACCAACGCCTTCTTACCGAAAGCAAGATTGACCGCGCCGAGGTTGTTGGCTCCGAACTTAGCGGCTACGAGTTCCGTGGCGATTTGAAGGAAACCACCGAGGTGGAACGGAAGGATGGCGTACGGCTGAAAACCAAAGCCTTCACCACCCGGCTGATTGTGGTGGATAGCGGGATTGAGCAAAGCTGGGTCCAGCACGGAATCAAATACAACGTGGAGTCCGACAGCGGAACCCTGTGGACCATCCTCTTCTCCTTCCTCCCCTGGCTTGCCCTGATCTTCATCTTCATTTGGGCAATGCGGCGGATGCAGGGGGGGGCCGGAACCAAAGGGATATTCTCCTTCGGTAAATCGCGGGCGCGGCTGATGAGCGAGAACTCACCCCGCGTCACCTTTGCCGACGTTGCCGGTGCCGACGAAGCAAAAGAAGAACTTCAGGAGATTGTGGAGTTCCTTCGCGAGCCGGCAAAGTTCCAGCGGCTTGGCGGGAAAATTCCGCGCGGCGTTCTTCTGCTTGGCCCCCCGGGAACCGGAAAAACCTTGATGGCCCGCGCCGTTGCTGGCGAAGCAGGGGTCCAGTTCCTTTCCATCTCCGGCGCTGACTTTGTGGAGATGTTCGTGGGCGTGGGCGCAAGCCGCGTGCGCGACCTGTTCGAGCAAGCAAAGAAAGTGGCCCCGGCCATTGTTTTTATTGATGAGATTGATGCCGTTGGCCGCCAACGTGGCGCAGGGCTTGGCGGCGGCCACGACGAGCGCGAGCAAACCCTGAACGCCTTGCTGGTGGAGATGGACGGGTTCGAGCAAAACACCGGGGTGATTATCATTGCCGCAACCAACCGCCCCGACGTTCTGGACCCCGCGCTGCTTCGCCCGGGCCGGTTCGACCGCCAAATCATGGTGGACCGCCCCGACCGCCGCGGGCGCGAGGCAATCCTGAAAGTTCACTCGCGGAATATCCCGCTTGCCGAAAATGTTGACCTTCTGGCCCTTGCCAAATCAACCCCTGGCTTCAGCGGGGCCGACATCGCCAACCTGTGCAACGAAGCCGCCATCTACGCCGCACGCCGCAACGGCGACCGCGTGACGATGTACGATTTCGAAATGGCCAAGGACAAGCTGATGATGGGCCTGGAACGCCGCACCATGGTGATGAGTGAGGAAGAAAAAAAGATGACCGCCTACCACGAAGCCGGCCACGTGATTGTTGGCAAGTTCATGCCCCACGGCGACCCGCTCCACAAAGTGACGATCATCCCGCGCGGCAGGGCACTGGGCGTAACCGCCTTCCTGCCAAACGACGACCAACACTCCCGCTCGCGCGAGTGGTTCGAGGCACGCATCGCAATGGCCCTGGGGGGGCGCGCTGCCGAGCTTTTAATCTTTGGCAACTACACCTCCGGTGCGCAAAACGACATCAAGGTCATCACCCAAATGGCGCGGCAGATGGTGTGCGAGCTTGGAATGTCCGAGAAACTTGGCCCGGTGAACTACTCCTCCAGCGAGGGTGAGGTCTTCCTCGGTCGCGACTTCGCCGTCCACAAGGATATCAGCGAGGCCACTGCCGAGATTATTGACCGTGAGGTCCGCCGCATCATTGACGACGGGATGCAGAAAGCAACCGACCTCCTGAAAGATCACATGGATATCCTCCACCGGATGTCGCAATTGCTGATTGAGCGCGAGACGCTGGACGCCGACGAAATTGACCAAGTGATGCGTGGCGAGGAGCTGACCCCGGTTGAGGTGAAGCGGATGATGCAAGCCCGAATGGCCGGCGGAAGCCCAATCGGCAATCCGCGAAGCAAGGCCAGCGAACCCGCGTTGCACGCCACCGCTACCGCGCCTGCCCCAGGTTCGGGTAGCTGA
- the hpt gene encoding hypoxanthine phosphoribosyltransferase produces MGDRISVGGRFFKLMIPEQELHQQINRVAGQLAERYRQSNPLMLCILNGAAIFHADLIRQMPIPLSVDYLRVSSYGDGMQSLGALTFTARPGTEIAGRNVIVVEDIVDTGRTSARLREYLLQQGAASVAVAALLFKPEAFGGQDPPEFIGIEIPDRFVVGFGLDFAQQGRNLPAIYVLDEQDDAQGTDAPQPAPERSDSEPHQSAENFSQRY; encoded by the coding sequence ATGGGTGATAGAATCAGCGTTGGCGGGCGATTCTTCAAGCTGATGATTCCCGAACAGGAGCTTCACCAGCAGATCAACCGGGTTGCTGGCCAGCTTGCCGAGCGATACCGCCAAAGCAACCCGCTGATGCTCTGCATCCTGAACGGAGCGGCAATCTTCCACGCCGATCTTATCCGGCAAATGCCAATCCCCCTTTCGGTGGATTACCTTCGGGTAAGCAGCTATGGGGACGGGATGCAATCCCTGGGGGCATTAACTTTTACAGCCCGGCCCGGCACTGAAATCGCAGGAAGAAACGTCATAGTGGTCGAAGACATCGTGGACACAGGGCGCACCTCGGCCCGGCTTCGCGAATATCTTCTTCAGCAAGGGGCAGCGTCGGTGGCGGTGGCGGCGCTTCTGTTCAAGCCGGAAGCGTTCGGTGGCCAGGATCCGCCGGAGTTCATCGGCATTGAAATCCCCGACCGTTTTGTGGTTGGGTTCGGGCTGGATTTTGCGCAGCAGGGAAGGAATCTTCCCGCCATTTACGTCCTTGATGAACAGGATGATGCCCAGGGCACCGACGCACCGCAACCCGCGCCGGAACGCTCCGATTCCGAACCCCATCAATCAGCAGAAAATTTTTCCCAACGATACTGA
- the tilS gene encoding tRNA lysidine(34) synthetase TilS, whose amino-acid sequence MILPSTFVEKCQQKMRAYARKHDMLLGKESVLIAVSGGADSMALLEMVARLAPLLKLQIGIAHLDHELRGEESRKDATFVNEQARERGLKIFIGRAEVQRLAAEQKLSLEDAARKARYQFLERVARRHGYSTILTGHTADDNAETLLMNLLRGSGVTGLAGIPPVRSLGRGLILARPLLWAGRTEIREFVQQAGIQWREDESNQNTRFLRNRVRQELLPALQQFNPSIVNTLNSTAEIMRGVEQHLGHSVRTAIEQVTVTRNNEPRSNDSLELNLNHLKHLLPAIQSELVQRVVCQRFELPPIPHLAVERTIGLLWKETGSKAEIMDGISALRDRETLIIRRDPPPFIPFERSFDLGTTVETGKARLITRRMGNTNIQFGNNRSVEFINADRLPKRLTLRSWREGDRFQPLGMDGEKKVSDFLIDEKTPLDAKRDILVLTDGQEIIWVCGMRLDERYRITPETKNVLRLEFIQPRRQQEQAKQAPSQQQPNGQQNSNGQKPQQQPGQQAKSSQQQQQQRAKQGSQQPSAAQQQPKQQPGQQPKQQAQPAKPQQQSGGQQQSAQQPKPQQGTGKGTSQPNQKQQPQQTKQQQTEGKGTQQPNQQQRQQQQSKQQPVGKQQQPIQPSRPQPQGQRPQQQQQQRQATSGGEPRPQQGAQPARTQQPQPKQQPQRQVTSGGEARPQQGQQQQPKPQTAQPKPQQQPSGQQSQQRPPQPSQQRSGQQSQQQQPKPQQQPSNRPRPMQQPPPQPRPHDSAKPQQPAPAPTKTPEHRPANRPAMQAQPHAKPVRPVPGTPVQPAANRPAQDSTPTAAPSAAKVAAVAKPPAATASKKKAAVAKAPASTPAAAAKTDSVGGGAQQGKAMAAKRPATAAKQQAPATPTSQPSGTAAAPAKPKRAPARKTAAPKPPANPGSASEGDRGSDG is encoded by the coding sequence ATGATTCTACCATCTACGTTTGTTGAGAAATGCCAGCAGAAAATGCGCGCCTACGCACGCAAGCACGATATGCTGCTGGGGAAGGAGTCGGTGTTGATTGCCGTCAGCGGCGGTGCTGATTCCATGGCATTGCTGGAAATGGTGGCGCGGCTTGCCCCGCTGCTGAAATTGCAAATCGGCATTGCCCACCTTGACCATGAATTGCGCGGCGAGGAATCGCGCAAGGACGCGACCTTCGTCAATGAACAAGCTCGCGAGCGGGGATTGAAAATTTTTATTGGCCGTGCCGAGGTCCAACGCCTTGCTGCCGAGCAGAAACTTTCGCTGGAAGATGCCGCACGCAAAGCCCGCTACCAGTTCCTTGAACGGGTGGCGCGCCGCCACGGATACTCCACCATCCTAACCGGCCACACCGCCGACGACAACGCCGAAACATTGCTGATGAACTTGCTTCGCGGAAGCGGCGTTACGGGGCTTGCCGGTATCCCTCCGGTTCGTTCGTTGGGGCGTGGGCTGATCCTTGCCCGCCCGTTGCTTTGGGCCGGACGCACCGAGATCCGGGAGTTCGTGCAGCAAGCCGGAATCCAATGGCGCGAGGATGAATCCAACCAGAACACCCGCTTCCTTCGCAACCGCGTTCGCCAGGAACTTCTGCCGGCGTTGCAGCAGTTCAACCCAAGCATCGTCAACACGCTGAACTCCACCGCCGAAATCATGCGAGGGGTGGAACAGCACTTGGGCCACTCGGTCCGCACGGCCATTGAGCAAGTCACCGTCACACGCAACAACGAACCGCGCAGCAACGACTCCCTTGAACTGAACCTTAACCACCTGAAGCATCTGCTTCCGGCGATTCAGTCCGAGCTGGTGCAGCGTGTGGTGTGCCAGCGGTTCGAGCTTCCCCCAATCCCCCACTTGGCCGTTGAACGCACCATTGGATTACTCTGGAAGGAGACCGGAAGCAAGGCGGAAATCATGGATGGAATCAGCGCACTTCGCGACCGCGAAACGTTGATAATCCGGCGCGACCCGCCGCCGTTTATTCCGTTCGAACGGAGTTTCGACCTGGGCACAACTGTGGAGACCGGAAAGGCACGGCTGATAACCCGACGCATGGGGAACACCAACATCCAGTTTGGCAACAACCGTTCCGTTGAGTTCATCAATGCCGACCGATTGCCCAAACGGCTGACCCTGCGTTCCTGGCGCGAAGGGGACCGGTTCCAGCCGCTGGGGATGGATGGTGAGAAAAAAGTCAGCGATTTTTTGATTGATGAGAAAACCCCTTTGGATGCCAAGCGCGACATCCTGGTCCTAACCGACGGTCAGGAGATCATCTGGGTGTGCGGGATGCGCCTTGACGAACGCTACCGCATCACCCCCGAAACCAAAAACGTGCTGCGTCTGGAGTTTATCCAGCCCCGCCGCCAACAGGAGCAAGCCAAGCAAGCCCCTTCCCAGCAGCAACCCAACGGGCAGCAGAATTCCAACGGACAGAAACCGCAACAGCAACCGGGGCAGCAAGCAAAAAGTTCCCAACAGCAACAGCAACAACGGGCAAAGCAAGGTTCCCAACAACCAAGCGCGGCCCAGCAACAGCCGAAACAACAGCCCGGCCAGCAACCAAAACAGCAAGCCCAACCCGCCAAGCCACAACAGCAGTCGGGCGGACAGCAGCAATCAGCACAGCAGCCGAAACCGCAACAAGGGACAGGGAAAGGAACTTCCCAACCGAACCAGAAGCAACAACCCCAACAAACGAAGCAGCAACAAACGGAAGGGAAAGGAACGCAGCAACCCAACCAACAGCAACGGCAGCAACAACAGTCCAAGCAACAACCGGTTGGCAAGCAGCAACAGCCCATACAGCCTTCCCGCCCCCAGCCGCAAGGGCAACGTCCGCAGCAACAACAACAGCAACGGCAAGCAACTTCGGGAGGAGAGCCACGACCGCAGCAAGGGGCACAACCCGCACGCACGCAACAGCCGCAGCCCAAGCAACAGCCGCAACGGCAAGTGACTTCGGGAGGAGAGGCACGCCCGCAGCAAGGGCAGCAACAGCAGCCCAAGCCGCAGACAGCGCAGCCGAAACCGCAACAGCAGCCAAGCGGCCAGCAATCGCAGCAACGGCCCCCACAACCAAGCCAGCAACGAAGCGGCCAGCAATCGCAGCAACAGCAACCCAAGCCGCAACAGCAGCCATCAAATAGGCCGCGGCCAATGCAGCAACCGCCGCCGCAGCCGAGACCGCACGATTCAGCGAAGCCGCAGCAGCCGGCACCTGCCCCAACAAAAACCCCCGAACACCGGCCTGCCAACCGGCCAGCAATGCAGGCGCAACCGCACGCCAAACCAGTCCGCCCGGTGCCCGGCACGCCGGTTCAGCCGGCTGCCAACCGGCCAGCGCAAGATTCCACGCCCACGGCGGCGCCTTCGGCGGCAAAGGTTGCAGCAGTGGCCAAACCGCCAGCAGCAACGGCATCCAAAAAGAAGGCTGCGGTGGCAAAGGCCCCGGCCAGCACGCCGGCAGCAGCGGCCAAAACGGATAGCGTTGGTGGCGGGGCGCAACAGGGCAAAGCAATGGCAGCCAAGCGGCCAGCCACCGCTGCAAAACAGCAGGCTCCTGCAACGCCAACCAGCCAGCCCAGCGGCACGGCAGCCGCGCCAGCAAAACCGAAGCGTGCACCTGCGCGGAAAACCGCAGCACCAAAACCGCCAGCAAACCCTGGCAGCGCAAGCGAAGGCGATAGAGGTTCCGATGGGTGA
- the rplM gene encoding 50S ribosomal protein L13: MTASVREADVEKQWWVVDAEGQTLGRLASQIAHILRGKHKPLFTPHVDCGDFVVVVNAEKVQIAPRRAEQKVYIHHTGFPGGQRIRPYKQMLQNNPEEIIEIAVRRMIPRNRLGKRIMTKLRVYTGGEHPHAAQKPEVLELKYK, from the coding sequence ATGACAGCCTCGGTTCGCGAAGCCGATGTTGAGAAACAGTGGTGGGTGGTTGATGCCGAAGGGCAGACCCTGGGTCGCCTTGCTTCGCAGATTGCCCACATCCTTCGCGGCAAACATAAGCCGTTGTTCACGCCACACGTTGATTGTGGCGACTTCGTCGTGGTGGTCAATGCCGAGAAGGTGCAGATTGCGCCGCGCCGCGCCGAACAGAAAGTGTACATCCACCACACCGGTTTCCCGGGTGGGCAGCGCATCCGCCCCTACAAGCAGATGTTGCAGAACAACCCGGAGGAGATCATCGAGATCGCCGTCCGCCGGATGATTCCCCGCAACCGACTTGGAAAACGGATTATGACCAAGCTGCGCGTGTACACCGGTGGGGAGCACCCACACGCCGCACAGAAACCAGAAGTCCTTGAACTGAAATACAAGTAA
- the rpsI gene encoding 30S ribosomal protein S9, with protein sequence MPNSINVGRRKNAVARVYLTPGSGNVTVNNRELINYFSDPFDRQTIMSPLVTVEMVDRFDVHANVNGGGRAGQAGAIRLGIARALVEIDETLKSPLRKGGHMTRDPRMVERKKYGQKKARKRFQFSKR encoded by the coding sequence ATGCCGAATTCTATCAACGTCGGTCGTCGCAAAAATGCTGTTGCACGGGTGTATCTGACCCCCGGAAGCGGCAACGTCACCGTCAACAACCGTGAGCTGATCAACTACTTCTCCGATCCCTTCGATCGCCAGACCATCATGTCGCCATTGGTGACGGTGGAGATGGTGGACCGTTTCGATGTCCATGCCAATGTCAACGGCGGCGGACGCGCCGGCCAAGCGGGTGCAATCCGCCTGGGCATTGCCCGCGCCCTTGTGGAGATTGACGAGACGCTGAAATCCCCGCTTCGCAAAGGTGGCCACATGACCCGCGACCCGCGCATGGTGGAACGGAAAAAGTACGGCCAGAAGAAGGCCCGCAAACGCTTCCAGTTCAGCAAGCGTTAA